GAACATCGGCGGCTGCAATCTTTTCAAAGATCTCCGTAAGATCGTCGGTGATGACACATACCCCGGTCCGGTGGCAGGCGTTGCATCCCCGGCACGAGGTATAGTTGAGCAACCGGAGGATGATCTTCTCCGCATCCGCTCCCGCTTCCCGGGCTCCCTCAAGGACGGTATCAAGGAGCGTCTCGGTGTTCCCATGCCGCCGGGGGCTGCCGGAGATTCCGAGGACTTTTACTGGTTTGTTCATGTTGAAAGGACCTCCTGCAGGTGTGCGACGACCTCCCGTGCCAGTCTCTCCGCATCGGCCTTCGCGGTGGGGTGGCGCTCGATTGCGCCCTTCTCGTCGACCCCGTTCACCATCAGGTATCGCATATCCTTATTCCTGATATCGACGACGTGAAAGAAGCATTTCACCGACGGAATTGCTGCATCAAAGACATAGTCCCAGTTTTGCCCGGCCGTCGCAAGGAAGATTCCGACCCGTTTACCCTTCCGCTCCGGCGGGACGACCGGGAGGTGGAGGACGTACTTGCGGGAGCGGAAGACCTGTGCCCGGTCGACCAGCGCCTTCGCCTGCGCGGCAAGCCCCATGCAGTAGATGGGGGAGGCGAGGATGATGCAGTCTGCAGCGATGATCCGGTCCTGGACGTAACTTACCATGTAGTCACGCTGAACGCACCGATTGAGCGTCTCGCAGAGGTTGCACCCGTGGCAGGGTCTGATATCTACCTCGGGGACGACGATCTTCTCGACTGCGGCTCCCTCCTCCGCCATCGCCGCGAGCACCCAGTCGAGAAGGGTCTCGGAGTTGCCATGGCGACGGGGCGAGGTCGCAAATGCGAGGACGTCTATGGTCATATATGGTGTATTGTCGAAGGGTGAGGCTAAAAAAGTGCCGGGACTTCCCTCTCACTCCGGCGCGTCCTCCTTCGACAGCAAGGGCGAGATCATCACGAGCGTGCACGGGAACGCGGCCGTGTTCGCCGTCGTCCGGGGGATTCGAAGTCCCCTCCTGTCAACCCCGCAAACGGATGAGACTGGAGACTCCGGTCGATGATGTTACCGATGTACCCGCCGAGGGTCGAGGAGAAGGACCGCTGCGGGGACGGTGTTGAGGTTCGAGAGTGTCCGGCCTCCTCTCCGCACTCAGAGGCTTACAGATGCCATAAAAAAGAGGTTTAGAGTTCTTTGAAGCAGAGGTACCAGTCTTTGCACTCGTAGCCTTCTTTCATCCGCTTCTCGATCTCTTCGGGGGTCTTCGGCGCCGGGACGATGACCTTCTCTCCGGGCTGCCAGTTCGCCGGCGTCGCGACACCATACTTGTCCGAGGTCTGGAGTGCCTTTGTGAGCCTTAAGATCTCCGGCATGGACCGTCCGTTGGACATCGGGTAGTAGAGCATGGCACGCATGATCCCCTTGTCATCGATGAAGAAGACCGTCCTGATGGTCGAGGTGTTGCTCTGACCCGGATGGATCATCCCGTAGCGCCGGGCGACCTGCATGTCGAGATCGGCGATGACGGGGAACGGGATCTCGACGCCCATCTTCTCCTTGATATTTCGGATCCAGGCCAGGTGCGAGTGGACGCTGTCGATCGAGAGGCCCACGAGCTGGACGTTCATGCTTGCGAGTTCCTCGGCGATCGCGGCAAACGCCATGAACTCCGTGGTGCAGACCGGCGTGAAGTCAGCGGGGTGAGAGAAAAGGATGACCCACTTCCCCCGAAGATCCGAGAGTTTCAGGCGCCCATGGGTGGTTAGTGCGTCGAACTCCGGTGCTTTCTCACCGATAACCGGCATCTGGAGCGGTGCTTCAGGCTCCATAACCATCACTTCTTTTGGCGGTCGCCCAGGTACTCTTCAAGCGCGGTCTTACCGTGGATGTATGCCGGCATCCCGGCGAGCAGGAACGCGACCCGAAGCCCCTCCTCGATCTCCTCCTTCGAGACGCCGAGACTCTTCGCGCCGGCCATCTGAGCACGCACGGCGTGCCAGTCCCGGAGGGCCGCCGCGATTGCAATCGCGATGATCTTCTTTGTCTGTCTTGAGAGGGCGCCGTCGGCCCAGACCACCTGGTCGAGCCCCATGACCTTCCCATAGAGATCGGGATCCGTCTCCTTGAGTTCCTTAAAGATCTCGGGCACTTTGCCGATCTTCTCTTCAAGCCTCTTTAAGTCCTCTCCCATCTCTCTCACTCCTCGAGCACCATCGGCTCCCCGCAGCAGATCAGTTCTCCGCCGCCGGCCTCAAGGACCTGGACGACGTTTCCACAGATCTCGCAGCGGTAAACCTCACCTTTTGCTGATACGTTCACCATCACGCTCACCTCGGGATCATTCGTTAGACCTTTTGGGAGGATTCATGACATCTTCCGGTGTCTTTATGTCCGGCCTGATATGCGTCATTGGGAAGCAGTTGTACATCTCGCAGGCACAGGTCGGGCACTTGACAAGGTCCTCGTCGGTTTTGTCGATCCGGAGTTCCCGGCCGCAGTCGACGCAGATGTAACGGCCAGGACCCGGCCGCTCACCGGCTTTTGCTGTTTTTCTGGTTTCTGGTTCGGCCACAGGCATTCACCGAAACGGTACTACTGTTTCAAGGT
This is a stretch of genomic DNA from Methanoculleus thermophilus. It encodes these proteins:
- a CDS encoding flavodoxin family protein, with translation MTIDVLAFATSPRRHGNSETLLDWVLAAMAEEGAAVEKIVVPEVDIRPCHGCNLCETLNRCVQRDYMVSYVQDRIIAADCIILASPIYCMGLAAQAKALVDRAQVFRSRKYVLHLPVVPPERKGKRVGIFLATAGQNWDYVFDAAIPSVKCFFHVVDIRNKDMRYLMVNGVDEKGAIERHPTAKADAERLAREVVAHLQEVLST
- a CDS encoding peroxiredoxin, whose amino-acid sequence is MEPEAPLQMPVIGEKAPEFDALTTHGRLKLSDLRGKWVILFSHPADFTPVCTTEFMAFAAIAEELASMNVQLVGLSIDSVHSHLAWIRNIKEKMGVEIPFPVIADLDMQVARRYGMIHPGQSNTSTIRTVFFIDDKGIMRAMLYYPMSNGRSMPEILRLTKALQTSDKYGVATPANWQPGEKVIVPAPKTPEEIEKRMKEGYECKDWYLCFKEL
- a CDS encoding carboxymuconolactone decarboxylase family protein gives rise to the protein MGEDLKRLEEKIGKVPEIFKELKETDPDLYGKVMGLDQVVWADGALSRQTKKIIAIAIAAALRDWHAVRAQMAGAKSLGVSKEEIEEGLRVAFLLAGMPAYIHGKTALEEYLGDRQKK
- a CDS encoding desulfoferrodoxin FeS4 iron-binding domain-containing protein, with amino-acid sequence MVNVSAKGEVYRCEICGNVVQVLEAGGGELICCGEPMVLEE
- a CDS encoding zinc ribbon-containing protein produces the protein MAEPETRKTAKAGERPGPGRYICVDCGRELRIDKTDEDLVKCPTCACEMYNCFPMTHIRPDIKTPEDVMNPPKRSNE